In one Streptomyces venezuelae genomic region, the following are encoded:
- a CDS encoding metallophosphoesterase family protein — translation MASENTPKLLAISDLHVAYAENRTYVETIRPQTDGDWLIVAGDVAERMADIEWALRTLAGRFAKVVWSPGNHELWTPKDDPVQLRGEERYQHIVAFCRELGIATPEDPYPVWEGAGGPVVVAPLFLLYDYTFRPEGTHTKERALEVAHEAGVVCTDEYFLHPDPYPTRDDWSRARVKYTEERLADRPEGLPTVLINHWPLLREPTRILRYPEFALWCGTERSADWHVKYEAAAVVYGHLHIPRTTVHDGVPHIEASVGYPREWRRDFHPDPHLRQVLPVPPVEG, via the coding sequence ATGGCATCCGAGAACACTCCGAAGCTGCTCGCGATCAGCGACCTGCATGTGGCGTACGCGGAGAACAGGACCTACGTCGAGACGATCCGGCCGCAGACGGACGGGGACTGGCTGATCGTCGCGGGCGACGTCGCCGAGCGCATGGCCGACATCGAGTGGGCGCTGCGCACGCTCGCCGGGCGCTTCGCCAAGGTGGTGTGGTCGCCGGGCAACCATGAACTGTGGACGCCGAAGGACGATCCGGTCCAGCTGCGCGGCGAGGAGCGGTACCAGCACATCGTCGCGTTCTGCCGGGAGTTGGGCATCGCGACGCCCGAGGACCCCTACCCCGTGTGGGAGGGGGCGGGCGGCCCCGTCGTCGTCGCGCCGCTCTTCCTCCTCTACGACTACACCTTCCGACCCGAGGGCACGCACACGAAGGAGCGGGCGCTGGAGGTCGCCCACGAGGCGGGCGTCGTCTGCACGGACGAGTACTTCCTGCACCCCGATCCGTACCCGACCCGCGACGACTGGTCCCGCGCCCGCGTCAAGTACACCGAGGAACGTCTCGCCGATCGCCCCGAAGGCCTGCCGACCGTCCTGATCAACCACTGGCCGCTGCTGCGCGAACCCACCCGCATCCTGCGCTACCCCGAGTTCGCCCTGTGGTGCGGCACCGAACGCTCCGCCGACTGGCACGTGAAGTACGAGGCGGCCGCGGTCGTCTACGGCCACCTGCACATCCCGCGCACCACCGTCCACGACGGCGTCCCCCACATCGAGGCGTCCGTCGGCTACCCGCGCGAGTGGCGCAGGGACTTCCACCCCGACCCGCATCTGCGGCAGGTCCTGCCGGTGCCGCCCGTCGAGGGCTGA
- a CDS encoding cytochrome b, with protein MSGRIERTGTTARPVRPGKGERIADWADGRLGINTLARTQMRKIFPDHWSFMFGEICLYSFIILILTGTYLTLFFDPSMSEVTYDGTYVPLKGIQMTRAYESTVDISMEVRGGLLIRQIHHWAALVFVAGMLVHMMRVFFTGAFRKPREINWVFGWTLLFLGILTGLTGYSLPDDMLSGTGIRFMQGAILATPVIGTYLSFFLFGGEFPGEDIIPRFYPIHILLLPGIMLGLVVFHLILVFYHKHTQFAGPGKTEKNVVGAPFLPVYIAKAGGFFFLVFGVLAIMGAVATINPVWLMGPYRPDLVSTGAQPDWYLGFSEGLIRVMPGWEINAWGHTLNLGVFIPFLLFPLILVAIGVYPFIEAWVKGDRREHHIADRPRNAPVRTGLGVAWLALFGVLMVGGGNDLWVTHFQLSINAVTWFVRIGAFVVPVLAFFVTHRICLGLQRRDQGKVLHGRETGTIRRLPHGEYVEIHERLPQSELYRLTAHEQPRPYEVGPVVDANGVTRKIRPTERLRARLARAMYGPKAQVPKATPEEYMAVQRGESDHH; from the coding sequence ATGAGCGGACGCATCGAGCGCACGGGGACGACTGCACGACCTGTACGGCCAGGCAAAGGAGAGCGGATCGCCGACTGGGCGGACGGCAGACTCGGCATCAACACCCTGGCCCGCACCCAGATGCGCAAGATCTTCCCCGACCACTGGTCGTTCATGTTCGGGGAGATCTGCCTCTACAGCTTCATCATCCTCATCCTGACCGGCACCTATCTGACCCTCTTCTTCGACCCGAGCATGTCCGAAGTGACGTACGACGGGACGTACGTGCCGCTCAAGGGCATCCAGATGACCCGGGCGTACGAGTCGACGGTGGACATCAGCATGGAGGTGCGCGGCGGCCTCCTCATCCGGCAGATCCACCACTGGGCCGCGCTCGTCTTCGTCGCCGGGATGCTCGTGCACATGATGCGGGTGTTCTTCACCGGCGCGTTCCGCAAGCCTCGGGAGATCAACTGGGTCTTCGGCTGGACGCTGTTGTTCCTCGGCATCCTCACCGGCCTGACCGGCTACTCGCTCCCCGACGACATGCTCTCCGGCACCGGCATCCGCTTCATGCAGGGCGCCATCCTCGCCACGCCCGTCATCGGGACGTACCTCTCCTTCTTCCTCTTCGGCGGGGAGTTCCCGGGGGAGGACATCATTCCGCGGTTCTACCCGATCCACATCCTGCTGCTGCCGGGCATCATGCTGGGACTCGTCGTCTTCCACCTGATCCTGGTCTTCTACCACAAGCACACCCAGTTCGCCGGTCCCGGCAAGACGGAGAAGAACGTGGTCGGGGCGCCGTTCCTGCCCGTCTACATCGCCAAGGCGGGCGGCTTCTTCTTCCTCGTCTTCGGCGTCCTCGCGATCATGGGCGCGGTGGCCACCATCAACCCGGTCTGGCTGATGGGCCCCTACCGCCCAGACCTGGTCTCCACCGGCGCTCAACCCGACTGGTACCTGGGCTTCTCCGAGGGACTGATCCGGGTGATGCCGGGATGGGAGATCAACGCCTGGGGCCACACACTCAACCTGGGCGTCTTCATCCCCTTCCTGCTGTTCCCGCTCATCCTCGTCGCCATCGGCGTCTATCCGTTCATCGAGGCCTGGGTCAAGGGCGACCGGCGGGAGCACCACATCGCGGACCGGCCGCGCAACGCGCCGGTGCGCACCGGGCTCGGCGTCGCCTGGCTCGCGCTGTTCGGCGTGCTGATGGTCGGCGGCGGCAACGACCTGTGGGTGACCCACTTCCAGCTCTCCATCAACGCCGTCACGTGGTTCGTGCGCATCGGCGCCTTCGTCGTGCCCGTCCTCGCCTTCTTCGTCACGCACCGCATCTGCCTCGGCCTGCAGCGCCGGGACCAGGGGAAGGTGCTGCACGGCAGGGAGACCGGCACGATCCGACGCCTGCCGCACGGCGAGTACGTCGAGATCCACGAACGCCTGCCCCAGTCCGAGCTGTACCGCCTCACCGCCCACGAACAGCCCCGCCCCTACGAAGTGGGCCCCGTGGTCGACGCCAACGGCGTCACCCGCAAGATCCGCCCGACCGAACGCCTCCGAGCCCGCCTCGCCCGCGCCATGTACGGCCCCAAGGCACAGGTGCCGAAGGCGACACCCGAGGAGTACATGGCGGTTCAGCGGGGTGAGAGCGATCACCACTGA
- a CDS encoding helix-turn-helix domain-containing protein: MLPTTQGAGHAEPQAGLRGLLDLLDRGAPAEDFARPAARAREAGATADDLTALDEATDVALRIHRTLGAHRRREAELTALFDTASDLAALRDPDAVLRAIVRRAKLLLGTDVTYLSLNDETAGDTYMRVTDGSIAAAFQQLRLGMGEGLGGLVAQTARPYVTHDYQQDPRFHHTDAIDSAVLQEGLRAILGVPLRLGSRVIGVLYAADRAAREFATEEIVLLSSLADHAAIAIDGARLLEETRAALVDLNAATETIRAHSRAMRRAEQAHDQLTDLVLRGGGADEVADGIAALLDGGALIHDADGVELARTGTGPLPPPAPAVAASRASGRAVPQDGTWVCAVLAGPELLGSIALTGRPALADTDRRLFERASIVTALLLLLRRSVAETEDRVRGELLGDLLAPSGDPAGLTGRARRLGVRLDRPHGVFVAHTESAPRPRLLAAAHRTARTHSGLAGLHHDNVVIVTPAVTPGADAAALAATLGQTVGAPVTVGAAGPATGPAGLPAAHAEALRCLSALRALGHTGHGAALADLGFVGLLIGEQADLGGYVRATLGPLLDYDAERGTELVRTLEAYFGQDRSLTRAKTALHVHVNTVVQRLERVARLLGDDWNTPARTLEIQLALRLHRLTPPG; this comes from the coding sequence ATGCTCCCCACCACCCAGGGCGCGGGCCACGCCGAACCCCAGGCGGGCCTGCGCGGCCTGCTCGACCTGCTCGACCGGGGCGCGCCCGCCGAGGACTTCGCGCGCCCCGCCGCCCGCGCCCGCGAGGCCGGCGCCACCGCCGACGACCTCACCGCCCTCGACGAGGCCACCGACGTCGCGCTGCGCATCCACCGCACCCTCGGCGCGCACCGCCGCCGCGAGGCCGAGCTCACCGCCCTGTTCGACACCGCGAGCGACCTCGCCGCCCTCCGCGACCCGGACGCCGTGCTCCGCGCCATCGTGCGCCGCGCCAAACTGCTCCTCGGCACCGACGTCACGTACCTCTCGCTCAACGACGAGACCGCGGGCGACACCTACATGCGGGTGACCGACGGCAGCATCGCGGCCGCCTTCCAGCAACTGCGGCTCGGCATGGGCGAAGGGCTCGGCGGCCTCGTCGCGCAGACCGCCCGCCCCTATGTCACCCACGACTACCAGCAGGACCCCCGCTTCCATCACACCGACGCCATCGACAGCGCCGTACTCCAGGAAGGGCTCCGCGCCATCCTCGGCGTACCGCTGCGCCTCGGCTCCCGCGTGATCGGAGTGCTGTACGCAGCCGACCGCGCCGCCCGCGAGTTCGCCACGGAGGAGATCGTGCTGCTCTCCTCCCTCGCCGACCACGCCGCCATCGCCATCGACGGCGCCCGCCTCCTGGAGGAGACCCGGGCCGCGCTCGTCGACCTCAACGCCGCCACCGAGACCATCCGCGCCCACAGCAGGGCCATGCGGCGCGCCGAACAGGCCCACGACCAGCTCACCGACCTCGTGCTGCGCGGCGGCGGCGCCGACGAGGTCGCCGACGGCATCGCCGCGCTCCTCGACGGCGGCGCCCTCATCCACGACGCCGACGGCGTCGAACTGGCCCGCACCGGCACCGGCCCCCTCCCGCCGCCCGCCCCGGCCGTCGCCGCCTCACGCGCCAGCGGGCGCGCCGTACCGCAGGACGGCACCTGGGTGTGCGCCGTCCTCGCGGGGCCCGAACTCCTCGGCAGCATCGCCCTCACCGGCCGCCCCGCACTCGCCGACACCGACCGGCGGCTCTTCGAACGGGCGAGCATCGTCACCGCGCTGCTCCTGCTCCTTCGCCGGTCCGTCGCCGAGACCGAGGACCGCGTACGCGGCGAACTCCTGGGCGACCTGCTCGCCCCCTCCGGAGATCCGGCGGGCCTCACCGGCCGCGCCCGCCGCCTCGGCGTCCGGCTCGACCGGCCGCACGGGGTGTTCGTCGCCCACACCGAGAGCGCTCCCCGGCCGCGGCTGCTCGCCGCAGCGCACCGCACCGCCCGCACCCACAGCGGCCTCGCCGGTCTCCACCACGACAACGTGGTCATCGTGACCCCCGCGGTCACCCCCGGCGCCGACGCCGCCGCGCTCGCCGCGACGCTCGGCCAGACCGTGGGCGCCCCGGTCACCGTCGGCGCCGCGGGCCCCGCCACCGGGCCCGCCGGACTGCCCGCCGCGCACGCCGAGGCCCTGCGCTGCCTCTCCGCGCTGCGCGCCCTCGGCCACACCGGGCACGGCGCGGCCCTCGCCGACCTCGGCTTCGTCGGACTGCTCATCGGCGAACAGGCCGACCTCGGCGGCTACGTCAGGGCGACACTGGGCCCGCTTCTCGACTACGACGCCGAGCGCGGCACGGAACTGGTGCGCACCCTGGAGGCGTACTTCGGCCAGGACCGCAGCCTCACGCGGGCCAAGACGGCGCTGCACGTCCATGTGAACACCGTGGTGCAGCGCCTGGAACGCGTCGCGCGGCTCCTCGGCGACGACTGGAACACCCCCGCCCGCACCCTGGAGATCCAACTCGCTCTGCGACTCCACCGGTTGACGCCACCGGGGTGA
- a CDS encoding MFS transporter, which yields MASQGTAPPARAGIVRIVAASLVGTTIEWYDFFLYGSAAALVFNSLFFPSSDPLVGTLLSFLTYAVGFAARPLGGVVFGHYGDRMGRKKLLVISLLMMGGATFAMGLLPTHATIGVGAPVLLTVLRLVQGFALGGEWGGAVLLVSEHGGDKNRGFWASWPQAGAPGGNLLATGVLALLAAVQSEEAFLAWGWRVPFLLSGVLVMIGLWIRISVTESPVFLEAQRKAEAAAAAGAQEKPPVVDVFRKSRREVLTAIGTRFGENISYYILTAFVLVYVTVHLDLPKSDALNAVLIGSAFHFVTIPLWGALSDRIGRRRVTLIGALGMAGWAFAFFALVDSRSFPVIALAVTVGLLFHGAMYGPQAAFISELFDTKVRYSGASMGSQLASIIGGALAPIIAVELLKDYESALPVALYTSAAAVVTAITVHFARETRGRDLATDETAEPAPRPAPEHKGSVPLGG from the coding sequence ATGGCCTCGCAAGGAACCGCTCCGCCCGCCCGCGCCGGCATCGTCCGCATCGTGGCCGCGAGCCTCGTCGGCACCACCATCGAGTGGTACGACTTCTTCCTCTACGGCTCGGCGGCCGCACTCGTCTTCAACAGCCTCTTCTTCCCCTCCAGCGACCCCCTGGTCGGCACGCTCCTCTCCTTCCTCACCTACGCGGTCGGCTTCGCGGCACGCCCCCTGGGCGGCGTCGTCTTCGGTCACTACGGCGACCGGATGGGCCGCAAGAAACTCCTCGTCATCAGCCTCCTGATGATGGGCGGCGCCACCTTCGCGATGGGCCTCCTCCCCACCCACGCGACCATCGGCGTCGGCGCGCCCGTCCTGCTCACCGTGCTGCGCCTCGTCCAGGGCTTCGCCCTCGGCGGCGAATGGGGCGGCGCCGTCCTCCTCGTCTCCGAGCACGGCGGCGACAAGAACCGCGGCTTCTGGGCCTCCTGGCCCCAGGCGGGCGCACCCGGCGGCAACCTGCTCGCCACCGGCGTCCTCGCGCTCCTCGCCGCGGTCCAGTCCGAGGAGGCCTTCCTCGCCTGGGGCTGGCGCGTGCCGTTCCTGCTCTCCGGGGTGCTCGTGATGATCGGCCTGTGGATACGGATCTCCGTCACCGAATCGCCGGTCTTCCTGGAGGCACAGCGCAAGGCCGAGGCGGCGGCAGCGGCCGGGGCACAGGAGAAGCCGCCCGTTGTCGACGTGTTCCGCAAAAGCCGGCGCGAAGTGCTCACCGCGATCGGCACCCGCTTCGGCGAGAACATCTCGTACTACATCCTCACGGCCTTCGTCCTCGTCTACGTCACCGTCCACCTCGACCTGCCGAAGAGCGACGCGCTCAACGCGGTGCTCATCGGCTCCGCGTTCCACTTCGTCACCATCCCGCTGTGGGGCGCGCTCTCCGACCGCATCGGGCGCCGCCGGGTGACCCTCATCGGCGCGCTCGGCATGGCCGGGTGGGCCTTCGCGTTCTTCGCGCTGGTCGACTCGCGCTCGTTCCCCGTCATCGCGCTCGCCGTCACCGTCGGGCTGCTCTTCCACGGCGCCATGTACGGGCCGCAGGCCGCGTTCATCTCCGAGCTCTTCGACACCAAGGTCCGCTACTCGGGAGCCTCGATGGGCTCCCAGCTCGCCTCGATCATCGGCGGCGCGCTCGCCCCGATCATCGCCGTGGAACTCCTCAAGGACTACGAATCCGCGCTCCCCGTCGCCCTCTACACGAGCGCCGCCGCCGTCGTCACCGCCATCACCGTGCACTTCGCGCGGGAGACCCGGGGACGCGACCTCGCGACGGACGAGACCGCGGAGCCCGCACCCCGCCCGGCCCCGGAACACAAGGGCTCCGTCCCCCTCGGCGGCTGA
- a CDS encoding GMC oxidoreductase, whose product MSTTPERSPASDGLSRRRFVAGTSSILGAAALAGHATSQAHARTAAPTASAPIADGADVPALVIGSGYGGSVAALRLAEAGVDVHMIEMGKAWDTPGSDGKIFANTTSPDVRSYWLRTKTKQPISNFLGFPLDKNVPRHTGILDAEEFGGIIVYQGRGVGGGSLVNGGMAVTPKRENFGAVLPTVDAGEMYGTYYPRANAGLGVNTIDPDWFETAECYKYARVGRKHAQRSGFGFVFVPDVYDWDYMEKEQAGTVPKSALAGEILYGNNYGKKSLQQTYLARAKATGRVTISPLHRVTSVTPAAGGGYTVTIDQIDTEGTTTATKSVTADKVFFAAGSVGTAKLLVKLKATGALSRLNGEIGKGWGDNGNVMCGRANHMWDATGKLQSSIPTAGIDNWAAGGAFAEVAPLPTGIETYASFYLSITKNPHRAEFTWNAAAQRAELNWQTAWKQPSIDAAKTIFDKINAKEGTIYRTDLFGTYKIWGDHLTYHPLGGAVLGKATDNYGRLQGYSGLYVIDGALIPGNTSVNPFVTITALAERNIEKIIATDL is encoded by the coding sequence ATGAGCACTACACCCGAGCGTAGCCCTGCTTCTGACGGCCTGTCACGCCGAAGATTCGTCGCAGGAACGAGTTCCATTCTTGGCGCCGCGGCCCTCGCGGGTCACGCCACCTCCCAGGCCCACGCCAGGACGGCTGCGCCCACCGCGTCCGCCCCCATCGCCGACGGCGCCGACGTCCCCGCACTCGTCATCGGCTCCGGGTACGGCGGCTCCGTCGCCGCCCTGCGGCTCGCCGAGGCGGGCGTCGACGTCCACATGATCGAGATGGGCAAGGCCTGGGACACCCCGGGATCCGACGGCAAGATCTTCGCCAACACCACGAGCCCGGACGTCCGTTCCTACTGGCTCCGCACCAAGACCAAGCAGCCCATCAGCAACTTCCTGGGCTTCCCCCTCGACAAGAACGTCCCCCGTCACACCGGCATCCTGGACGCCGAGGAGTTCGGCGGCATCATCGTCTACCAGGGCCGCGGCGTCGGCGGCGGCTCCCTCGTCAACGGCGGGATGGCGGTCACGCCGAAGCGCGAGAACTTCGGCGCGGTGCTGCCCACGGTCGACGCGGGCGAGATGTACGGCACCTACTACCCGCGCGCCAACGCGGGCCTCGGCGTCAACACCATCGACCCCGACTGGTTCGAGACCGCCGAGTGCTACAAGTACGCACGCGTGGGCCGCAAACACGCACAGCGCTCCGGCTTCGGGTTCGTCTTCGTGCCCGACGTCTACGACTGGGACTACATGGAGAAGGAGCAGGCAGGCACCGTCCCCAAGTCCGCGCTCGCGGGCGAGATCCTCTACGGCAACAACTACGGCAAGAAGTCCCTCCAGCAGACCTACCTCGCCCGCGCGAAGGCGACGGGGCGGGTCACCATCTCACCGCTGCACAGGGTCACGTCGGTCACCCCGGCGGCAGGCGGCGGTTACACCGTCACCATCGACCAGATCGACACCGAGGGCACCACCACCGCCACCAAGTCCGTGACGGCCGACAAGGTCTTCTTCGCCGCGGGCAGCGTCGGCACAGCCAAGCTCCTGGTCAAGCTGAAGGCCACCGGCGCGCTCTCCCGCCTCAACGGGGAGATCGGCAAGGGCTGGGGCGACAACGGCAACGTCATGTGCGGCCGCGCGAACCACATGTGGGACGCCACCGGCAAGCTCCAGTCGTCCATCCCCACGGCCGGCATCGACAACTGGGCCGCGGGCGGCGCCTTCGCGGAGGTCGCGCCCCTGCCCACCGGCATCGAGACGTACGCCTCGTTCTACCTGTCCATCACCAAGAACCCGCACCGCGCCGAGTTCACGTGGAACGCCGCGGCGCAGCGGGCCGAACTGAACTGGCAGACCGCCTGGAAGCAGCCGTCGATCGACGCCGCGAAGACGATCTTCGACAAGATCAACGCGAAGGAGGGCACGATCTACCGGACCGACCTCTTCGGTACGTACAAGATCTGGGGCGACCACCTCACGTACCACCCGCTGGGCGGTGCGGTGCTCGGCAAGGCCACCGACAACTACGGTCGGCTGCAAGGGTATTCGGGGCTCTACGTCATCGACGGAGCACTGATCCCCGGCAACACGAGCGTCAATCCGTTCGTCACCATCACGGCGCTCGCCGAACGCAACATCGAGAAGATCATCGCGACCGACCTGTGA
- a CDS encoding carboxymuconolactone decarboxylase family protein, with protein MSGSLRIDIPEGEDAIPYVWGDMVPGIGAAASNFSLAVYAHTTLGLREFEAARLRVAQINGCVFCLDWRTERDGEKVEEGFADAVTQWRTTDSFDDRTRLAAEYAERYALDHHNLDDAFWARMTAHYSQAEIVELSMSIGSWLAFGRLNHVLGLDTVCVLPQP; from the coding sequence ATGAGTGGTTCCCTGCGCATCGACATCCCCGAGGGCGAGGACGCCATCCCCTACGTGTGGGGCGACATGGTCCCCGGGATCGGCGCGGCGGCGTCCAACTTCTCCCTCGCGGTGTACGCCCACACGACGCTGGGCCTGCGCGAGTTCGAGGCCGCGCGGCTGCGGGTGGCGCAGATCAACGGCTGTGTGTTCTGCCTGGACTGGCGCACCGAGCGCGACGGCGAGAAGGTCGAGGAGGGGTTCGCCGACGCGGTGACCCAGTGGCGCACCACCGACTCCTTCGATGACCGCACGAGGCTGGCCGCGGAGTACGCCGAGCGGTACGCCCTGGACCATCACAACCTGGACGACGCGTTCTGGGCACGGATGACCGCGCACTACAGCCAGGCCGAGATCGTCGAGCTGAGCATGAGCATCGGGTCGTGGCTCGCGTTCGGCCGGCTCAATCACGTGCTCGGCCTCGACACGGTGTGTGTGCTGCCCCAACCCTGA
- a CDS encoding dihydrodipicolinate reductase, with the protein MIPTVVWGTGNVGRAAVRAVEAHPDLSLAAVLVHDPRKVGRDAGELAGLGRALGVAATDDVEAVLAARPRAVVYAASGDLRPDEALADVVRAVRSGAVVVTPALYPLYDQRGAPPEFRDPVLAAVADGGGSLFVSGVDPGWGNDVLPLLISGLGSTVDAIRCQEIFDYSTYDQEESVRHLIGMGNPMEYEPLMLAPSVPTMVWGGQIRLMARALDVQLDDIRETLDRRALDATVRTRTMGEFAAGTQGAVRFEVQGIVGGEPRIVVEHVTRIHPSCAPDWPTPPDGGGGAHRVIIEGRPRIEVTVEATDEDENRSAGGNATAVGRLVNAVDWLVDADPGLYDALDVPLRPAAGRLGRK; encoded by the coding sequence ATGATTCCCACGGTGGTCTGGGGCACCGGCAACGTCGGCCGCGCGGCCGTGCGTGCCGTCGAGGCCCATCCCGATCTGTCGCTCGCGGCCGTACTGGTGCACGACCCGCGGAAGGTGGGTCGCGACGCGGGTGAACTCGCCGGTCTGGGAAGGGCGTTGGGCGTGGCCGCGACCGACGACGTCGAGGCGGTCCTCGCCGCGCGGCCGCGGGCCGTGGTGTACGCGGCCTCCGGCGACCTGCGCCCCGACGAGGCGCTCGCCGACGTCGTCAGGGCGGTGCGGTCCGGTGCCGTCGTCGTCACCCCCGCGCTGTACCCGCTCTACGACCAGCGCGGCGCGCCCCCGGAGTTCAGGGACCCGGTGCTCGCGGCGGTCGCGGACGGCGGGGGCTCGCTGTTCGTCTCCGGGGTGGACCCCGGCTGGGGCAACGACGTCCTGCCGCTGCTCATCAGCGGCCTGGGCTCCACCGTCGACGCGATCCGCTGCCAGGAGATCTTCGACTACTCGACGTACGACCAGGAGGAGTCGGTCCGCCATCTGATAGGCATGGGGAACCCCATGGAGTACGAGCCGCTGATGCTCGCGCCCTCCGTGCCGACCATGGTGTGGGGCGGACAGATCCGGCTGATGGCGCGGGCGCTCGACGTGCAACTCGACGACATACGCGAGACGTTGGACCGGCGGGCCCTCGACGCCACGGTGCGGACGCGGACGATGGGGGAGTTCGCCGCGGGCACGCAGGGCGCGGTGCGCTTCGAGGTGCAGGGCATCGTCGGGGGCGAGCCCCGCATCGTCGTCGAGCACGTCACCCGCATCCACCCGTCCTGCGCGCCGGACTGGCCGACACCGCCCGACGGCGGCGGCGGCGCGCACCGCGTGATCATCGAGGGCAGGCCGCGCATCGAGGTCACGGTCGAGGCCACCGACGAGGACGAGAACCGTTCCGCGGGCGGCAACGCCACGGCCGTGGGCCGTCTGGTGAACGCCGTCGACTGGCTCGTGGACGCCGACCCGGGCCTCTACGACGCGCTCGACGTCCCGCTGCGCCCGGCAGCCGGCCGACTGGGAAGGAAGTGA